The Sulfolobus acidocaldarius DSM 639 genome has a window encoding:
- a CDS encoding VWA domain-containing protein: MTVSVSLKSSTNLAFTGKPTQVSLIVRVSPTSFASLSGIHYVVMIDNSPSMKKENKINLALSSASRLVQDIIPGNFISIYLFSNDIETLYEGESGKQIELKSIKMGYTTNLHKAITKVLEKFKSSEIPVKIILLSDGKPTDKRYSRDYESLQVPKNVQLITIGLGEDYNEAIMKILADKGSGVFYHINDPSQLPTTLVEQKSDKVAAYNLTLNFSEGLEVINYEMPVNIPVVDKDVNVYAVGNIPPGETDYTLKVTGNYVDSVSNKNIEIDESLVIKRAPDDEVRSNFDRTVINEVSYYMLLRYYGNLISEGKSEEATRVVQELLTAAERTKRVELIERTKKLVNDPKVDLSEVTKTMRT; the protein is encoded by the coding sequence ATGACAGTTAGCGTTTCTTTAAAATCTTCAACTAATTTGGCGTTTACAGGGAAGCCCACACAGGTCAGTTTGATAGTTAGGGTAAGCCCTACTTCATTTGCCTCCCTCTCAGGTATACATTACGTTGTTATGATAGACAATAGTCCATCAATGAAGAAGGAGAATAAAATAAATTTGGCATTGTCTTCAGCAAGTAGATTGGTTCAAGATATAATCCCTGGAAACTTCATATCAATATACTTATTTTCCAATGATATAGAAACACTATATGAGGGTGAATCTGGCAAACAAATAGAGTTAAAGAGTATTAAAATGGGTTATACTACTAATTTACATAAGGCAATTACTAAAGTTCTTGAAAAATTTAAAAGTTCTGAGATACCGGTTAAAATAATCCTATTATCTGATGGAAAACCGACCGATAAACGATATTCCAGAGATTATGAGTCCTTACAAGTCCCTAAGAATGTCCAACTTATTACTATAGGGTTAGGCGAGGACTATAATGAAGCGATTATGAAGATACTCGCAGATAAGGGTTCAGGAGTGTTTTATCATATTAATGACCCTTCACAACTCCCAACTACTCTTGTGGAGCAGAAATCTGACAAGGTAGCTGCTTATAATCTTACTCTGAATTTTTCAGAAGGTCTCGAAGTAATAAACTATGAGATGCCTGTGAATATTCCTGTTGTAGACAAGGACGTGAATGTATATGCTGTTGGAAATATCCCTCCAGGAGAGACTGATTATACTTTGAAAGTCACAGGAAATTATGTAGATAGTGTTAGCAATAAAAACATAGAAATTGATGAAAGCCTAGTTATTAAGAGAGCTCCTGACGATGAAGTTAGAAGTAATTTTGATCGTACAGTGATCAACGAGGTAAGCTATTACATGCTGCTCAGGTATTATGGTAACCTTATATCCGAAGGAAAGTCTGAAGAAGCTACCAGAGTCGTGCAAGAACTATTAACAGCCGCAGAGAGAACTAAAAGGGTGGAGTTAATAGAAAGAACAAAGAAATTGGTAAACGATCCTAAAGTTGACCTATCTGAAGTTACAAAAACAATGAGGACATGA
- a CDS encoding DsbA family oxidoreductase — protein MIKITFFHDVICPFCYVTSKRLRKVITEFKDQVVVKHKAFAIISSLEDLKEVAFTPEEAKKLFFNEFQIVKKYFPDYDPDKIIEKSKFTYVWSIPPLVACKAAEFQKGDEGHWEFYDKAQDRFFLQGEDITDEQVLISIAKELNLDLNKFREDIRSKKTRLSVIQDEEEAKAMGIKGVPAILINDEWLVRGVQSEEYYRDVITDLLQNKQPTKVKLKAYWEKD, from the coding sequence ATGATTAAGATAACATTCTTTCATGATGTAATATGCCCGTTCTGTTACGTTACGTCAAAGCGGCTAAGGAAAGTTATAACTGAATTTAAGGATCAAGTAGTTGTAAAGCATAAGGCTTTTGCTATAATATCATCGCTAGAAGATCTAAAAGAAGTAGCATTTACACCTGAAGAGGCTAAAAAATTATTCTTCAATGAATTCCAAATAGTAAAGAAATATTTTCCAGATTATGATCCAGATAAGATAATTGAGAAAAGTAAATTCACTTATGTATGGTCTATTCCACCTTTAGTTGCATGTAAAGCTGCAGAGTTTCAGAAGGGAGACGAAGGGCATTGGGAATTCTATGACAAAGCTCAAGATAGATTCTTTCTTCAGGGGGAAGATATAACTGATGAACAAGTTCTGATAAGTATTGCGAAAGAGTTGAATCTCGATTTAAACAAGTTCAGAGAGGATATAAGGTCTAAGAAGACTAGATTATCTGTGATTCAGGACGAAGAGGAGGCTAAGGCTATGGGAATCAAGGGCGTACCAGCGATACTAATTAATGACGAGTGGCTGGTTAGGGGAGTTCAGTCTGAGGAATATTATAGGGACGTTATTACAGACTTGCTTCAAAATAAACAGCCCACTAAAGTGAAATTAAAAGCTTATTGGGAAAAAGATTAA
- a CDS encoding CBS domain-containing protein codes for MKSVKTYMSTPIFQVELNTSIQETCKLMLEKGVGSVIITENGAPKGIFTDRDAVKAFSSGLNPNDEVRLAATMGNLIIIEEDTDPFTAIDLMTKNKIRHLPVKDKKGNIIGMFAITDISKVLHDIY; via the coding sequence ATGAAAAGTGTAAAAACCTACATGTCTACACCCATATTTCAAGTAGAGTTAAATACATCAATACAGGAAACCTGTAAATTAATGCTCGAGAAGGGTGTAGGGTCTGTAATAATAACAGAAAATGGTGCTCCAAAGGGAATTTTTACTGATAGAGACGCTGTAAAAGCTTTCTCTAGTGGTCTTAATCCTAATGATGAGGTGAGATTAGCGGCTACTATGGGCAATTTAATAATAATTGAGGAGGACACAGATCCCTTTACTGCCATAGACCTCATGACTAAGAATAAAATAAGACATCTGCCAGTTAAAGATAAGAAGGGTAACATAATTGGTATGTTTGCGATAACTGATATTTCAAAGGTACTTCATGATATATATTAA
- a CDS encoding FHA domain-containing protein, producing MTWKCNLCGYENDDDALFCIKCGAQKSSEAQQLPQQQPSEPQAQGVVTQQQVVTNPPVQAQVATPQQPAQQPVLPQPEPAQPQPVSSTPAPQQASQPTNRYYIYFIQTPNENLVNKKVLLNFDLFPSVSMGRSPENIVIVPDSEVSRKHAVIYLDNSELYIEDLNSTNGTYVYDGKQFTPIKGKQKIEPNSIIKLGNQTIVRILKE from the coding sequence ATGACGTGGAAATGTAATTTATGCGGTTATGAAAACGATGATGATGCATTATTTTGCATTAAATGTGGAGCTCAAAAGAGTTCAGAAGCACAACAATTACCACAGCAACAACCAAGTGAACCACAAGCACAAGGAGTAGTAACACAGCAACAGGTGGTTACGAACCCTCCTGTACAAGCTCAAGTAGCAACACCTCAACAGCCTGCTCAACAGCCCGTTTTACCACAACCAGAACCAGCTCAACCTCAACCGGTCTCATCGACTCCAGCACCCCAACAGGCATCACAGCCTACAAACAGATATTACATTTACTTTATACAAACACCAAATGAGAATTTAGTAAACAAAAAAGTCCTACTTAATTTCGATCTGTTTCCTAGTGTATCAATGGGTAGGAGTCCTGAAAACATTGTCATAGTTCCTGATTCAGAAGTATCTAGAAAACACGCAGTTATATATCTTGATAATAGTGAGTTATATATTGAAGATCTGAATAGTACGAATGGGACTTATGTTTACGATGGAAAGCAGTTTACTCCAATTAAGGGGAAACAGAAGATAGAGCCTAACTCAATTATTAAACTTGGTAATCAGACAATAGTACGAATATTAAAGGAGTGA